One window of the Salvia splendens isolate huo1 chromosome 1, SspV2, whole genome shotgun sequence genome contains the following:
- the LOC121800703 gene encoding long-chain-alcohol oxidase FAO2-like codes for MEISKMSLVSEGKLVLKPKYTHGFSSSQIESLTAVCEALIPSIPINGNPNSHKYYLSSASLPPFPHETAELMVKRGIPKAVVAVSLVLKLLSTRLGTLFLCGGASLDWRWPFIHKFTELSISKREGILKKWSKGTLLLPLRTVFFMLKVTCFFTFFSLTDENHKNPAWEGIGYHVEEVENSVDSNEERPLEKGIVEGENEPNLKQSLVRKGLQVSDNEKDNMISIKCDVVIVGSGCGGGVAAAVLAETGLKVVVVEKGRYFTARDYTGIEGPSLNELYASGGLLSTQDGKIILLAGSTVGGGSVVNWSASIKTPDHVLREWSVEKKIPMFGGEYKSAMEKVWGRIGVTENCTKEGFQNQVLRKGCEKLGLKVENVARNSGEGHYCGSCGYGCRRGEKKGTDTTWLVDAVEKGAVILTGCKAEKFVVESDGKGKRCKGVIASVVEGKKKVKIEARASVAACGALYTPPLLISSGLKNKNVGKNLHLHPVLFAWGYFPEESESQLEGKSFEGGIISSINKVIIEGEDDFSTIIETAGFGPAAYAVFLPWVGGKDMKDRMAKYARTALLFALIRDKGTGEVREEGKVTYRLDAADKKHLEAGLRQTLRILIEAGAAEVGTFQSDGQRVGCKGEVEGFLKEVVAAGGVAEGGRVWNTYGSAHQMSSCRMGVDEREGGVDGNGESWEAKGLYVCDGSVLPTAIGVNPMITIQSTAYCISTRIAHSLTQV; via the exons ATGGAGATAAGTAAAATGAGTTTGGTGAGTGAagggaagttggtgttgaagccAAAATACACGCATGGCTTCTCCTCTTCTCAGATTGAGTCACTGACTGCAGTGTGTGAAGCTCTCATACCTTCAATCCCCATCAATGGAAACCCAAATTCCCACAAATACTACTTGTCTTCTGCTTCTCTCCCTCCATTCCCTCATGAG ACTGCAGAGCTGATGGTGAAGAGAGGGATACCTAAAGCTGTGGTGGCGGTGAGCCTCGTGCTGAAGCTTCTGTCCACGCGCCTCGGCACCCTCTTCCTCTGCGGCGGCGCTTCTCTTGATTGGAGATGGCCCTTCATCCACAAATTCACAGAGCTGTCCATCAGCAAGAGAGAAGGCATACTCAAGAAATGGTCAAAAGGAACTCTTCTCCTCCCTCTAAGAACTGTCTTCTTCATGCTCAAAGTCACCTGTTTCTTCACCTTCTTCTCTCTG ACAGACGAGAACCACAAGAATCCGGCGTGGGAAGGCATAGGATACCATGTGGAAGAAGTCGAAAACTCTGTGGATTCGAACGAGGAGAGGCCTCTTGAAAAGGGAATCGTAGAAGGAGAGAATGAACCAAATCTGAAGCAATCCCTCGTCAGGAAAGGGCTGCAGGTATCCGACAATGAGAAGGATAACATGATCAGTATCAAGTGTGATGTGGTGATAGTTGGCTCGGGCTGTGGGGGAGGCGTTGCAGCGGCTGTTCTTGCAGAGACCGGCCTCAAGGTCGTTGTCGTGGAGAAGGGCCGTTACTTCACTGCAAGAGACTACACTGGAATTGAAGGGCCTTCCTTGAATGAGCTCTATGCATCAGGGGGGCTTCTCTCCACTCAAGATGGGAAGATCATCCTCCTTGCCGGGTCCACAGTTGGCGGTGGCTCAGTCGTGAACTGGTCTGCCTCCATCAAGACTCCGGACCATGTTCTGAGAGAATGGTCTGTGGAGAAGAAAATCCCCATGTTTGGAGGGGAGTATAAATCAGCTATGGAAAAGGTGTGGGGAAGGATAGGTGTGACAGAGAATTGTACAAAGGAAGGGTTTCAAAATCAAGTCTTGAGAAAAGGGTGTGAGAAGTTGGGTTTGAAAGTGGAGAATGTGGCAAGAAACTCTGGCGAAGGGCATTACTGTGGCTCATGCGGCTACGGCTGCAGGAGAGGGGAGAAGAAGGGGACTGACACGACGTGGCTGGTCGACGCGGTGGAGAAGGGTGCTGTGATCTTGACAGGGTGCAAAGCAGAGAAGTTTGTAGTGGAGAGTGATGGGAAGGGGAAGAGATGTAAAGGGGTGATTGCATCTGTTGTTGAAGGGAAGAAAAAAGTGAAGATTGAGGCAAGGGCATCAGTTGCTGCTTGTGGTGCTCTCTACACTCCACCTCTGTTGATCTCAAGTGGGCTAAAAAACAAGAATGTGGGGAAGAATCTCCACCTCCACCCTGTGTTGTTTGCATGGGGATACTTCCCTGAAGAATCAGAGTCACAGCTAGAAGGGAAGAGCTTTGAAGGAGGCATCATCAGCTCCATCAACAAAGTGATCATTGAAGGAGAGGATGATTTCAGTACCATCATAGAAACAGCTGGTTTTGGGCCTGCAGCCTATGCTGTGTTCCTACCGTGGGTGGGAGGGAAGGACATGAAGGATAGGATGGCAAAGTATGCGCGAACAGCCCTGCTGTTCGCGCTGATCAGAGACAAAGGGACGGGGGAGGTGAGGGAGGAAGGGAAGGTGACATACAGGCTGGATGCGGCGGACAAGAAACATCTTGAGGCTGGTTTGAGGCAGACACTGAGGATCTTGATTGAGGCCGGGGCGGCTGAGGTGGGGACTTTTCAGAGTGATGGGCAGAGGGTGGGGTGCAAGGGGGAGGTGGAGGGGTTCTTGAAGGAGGTGGTGGCGGCGGGAGGGGTGGCTGAGGGGGGGAGAGTTTGGAATACATATGGGTCAGCTCATCAGATGAGCAGCTGCAGGATGGGGGTGGATGAGAGGGAAGGGGGAGTGGATGGGAATGGGGAGAGTTGGGAGGCTAAAGGGTTGTATGTTTGTGATGGGAGTGTACTGCCTACAGCCATTGGTGTTAATCCTATGATTACTATTCAATCAACTGCTTACTGTATCTCTACTAGAATTGCACATTCTCTCACCCAAGTTTAG
- the LOC121803919 gene encoding nucleosome-remodeling factor subunit BPTF-like isoform X1, with product MRIRKNVKIAQLLNATSSLKSCPLLQPHICQLNQSPWDVITFSPPSSPPPPLQLIGSSDVRAGNGSSEQCVSVSERSEIPIFSTIDYRKLSDTAAPPPPPPPPPEEKEAILCCKTDGKSWHCQRETAKGNSLCEHHLSMSRNYSSPAATKKSARPKRAPAAASSSNPHEFYYYSGFGPRWGKRRGEETRNAETEEAAISYTGDEEFDFFADYEDEDEEEEEDGEEEEERRDNGKKKKRVRKPIKARSLKSLL from the exons ATGAGAATACGCAAAAACGTTAAAATCGCTCAGCTTCTCAATGCGACGTCGTCCCTCAAGTCCTGCCCCCTCCTCCAACCTCATATCTGCCAGCTCAATCAGTCGCCGTGGGACGTCATCACCTTCTCTCCACCGTCGTCTCCTCCACCGCCGTTACAG TTGATTGGGAGCAGTGATGTTCGTGCTGGAAATGGAAGCTCCGAGCAATGCGTTTCCGTTTCTGAGAG ATCGGAAATACCTATTTTTTCTACTATCGATTATAGGAAGCTTAGTGATACGGCGgcgccacctccaccaccgccgccgccgccagagGAAAAGGAAGCTATCCTGTGCTGCAAAACCGACGGGAAGAGCTGGCATTGCCAGAGGGAAACTGCCAAGGGAAATTCCCTATGCGAGCACCACTTATCAATGTCTAGAAACTACAGCAGCCCCGCCGCAACCAAAAAATCCGCCAGGCCGAAGAGAGCTCCGGCAGCCGCGTCGTCATCCAATCCGCATGAATTTTACTACTATTCGGGGTTCGGGCCGCGGTGGGGAAAGCGGAGAGGCGAAGAAACTCGTAATGCTGAAACGGAGGAGGCGGCGATCTCCTACACCGGCGACGAAGAGTTCGATTTCTTCGCGGATTACGAGGAtgaagacgaggaggaggaggaggatggcgaggaagaggaggagcgAAGGGATaatgggaagaagaagaaaagggtgAGAAAGCCGATCAAGGCTAGATCTCTCAAATCGCTATTGTGA
- the LOC121803919 gene encoding neurabin-2-like isoform X2, giving the protein MRIRKNVKIAQLLNATSSLKSCPLLQPHICQLNQSPWDVITFSPPSSPPPPLQLIGSSDVRAGNGSSEQCVSVSERKLSDTAAPPPPPPPPPEEKEAILCCKTDGKSWHCQRETAKGNSLCEHHLSMSRNYSSPAATKKSARPKRAPAAASSSNPHEFYYYSGFGPRWGKRRGEETRNAETEEAAISYTGDEEFDFFADYEDEDEEEEEDGEEEEERRDNGKKKKRVRKPIKARSLKSLL; this is encoded by the exons ATGAGAATACGCAAAAACGTTAAAATCGCTCAGCTTCTCAATGCGACGTCGTCCCTCAAGTCCTGCCCCCTCCTCCAACCTCATATCTGCCAGCTCAATCAGTCGCCGTGGGACGTCATCACCTTCTCTCCACCGTCGTCTCCTCCACCGCCGTTACAG TTGATTGGGAGCAGTGATGTTCGTGCTGGAAATGGAAGCTCCGAGCAATGCGTTTCCGTTTCTGAGAG GAAGCTTAGTGATACGGCGgcgccacctccaccaccgccgccgccgccagagGAAAAGGAAGCTATCCTGTGCTGCAAAACCGACGGGAAGAGCTGGCATTGCCAGAGGGAAACTGCCAAGGGAAATTCCCTATGCGAGCACCACTTATCAATGTCTAGAAACTACAGCAGCCCCGCCGCAACCAAAAAATCCGCCAGGCCGAAGAGAGCTCCGGCAGCCGCGTCGTCATCCAATCCGCATGAATTTTACTACTATTCGGGGTTCGGGCCGCGGTGGGGAAAGCGGAGAGGCGAAGAAACTCGTAATGCTGAAACGGAGGAGGCGGCGATCTCCTACACCGGCGACGAAGAGTTCGATTTCTTCGCGGATTACGAGGAtgaagacgaggaggaggaggaggatggcgaggaagaggaggagcgAAGGGATaatgggaagaagaagaaaagggtgAGAAAGCCGATCAAGGCTAGATCTCTCAAATCGCTATTGTGA